The following are encoded together in the Oncorhynchus masou masou isolate Uvic2021 chromosome 5, UVic_Omas_1.1, whole genome shotgun sequence genome:
- the LOC135537594 gene encoding trinucleotide repeat-containing gene 6C protein-like isoform X3, whose amino-acid sequence MAEDGDGCCVSPLCVAPHSMVLQQHHLSSDLPFQSGPGAQHENPHWGALPPATDRSSTTTSSSWDQVIDGSDTEAWPSISRSSVSRPANPPECATAADCTNPETSSNMSMAAGATSQQAHYPSSLKANVASMMQPSGGQGVGAIGSRGWGSGPGPIPMGPTEGAKPDGLGPNLGRSGGAPSWNSQPSFSLNLNPNANPSAWPVLGQEGAGGGPNPASLPPNGILGNGSLGGDENNSSSTWGGMMSPDAPSSNKNVSFSSMEHPNLNTDGQNSHHTKQPLSPIHGLPGWGGQSPTESSQLNGDAGSSVWGNEDTKTSANSSSKNSGWDSAPSGGMSGWGHSGSGGGGSGSGEGGWGGDWGKPSSGGGEAKGGWDSSDGPAQDQQVSSWGQPTPAPASEGSGSGGSEGHIHRRDQTGSEDGGPPPLPRQDLDPRVLCNTGWGQTPVRQHTSWEMEEQRAANDRKTSEMRGGGGGDTWRGSNSPSSGSPPDPRNGGANPSLGPSQRPGSGGPGGKSEGPSGWGGPPPSSWGEQPVNKAPNGSVSGWGDPMAQGPNTTNNGPKSGGQSWGVPEEKSSPTWDDGPAKTQQNQTQSWGEGPKSSSHGWVSGHGSGSNGSNGSNGSNGGEWREPAEVKKNGSSSHMWEGEGGNGRGGGWKDSPRGGGGNGGGWGAKPAPAVGGWGETQNQHPSGPAPGWGSKPQESPSGPAPGWGSKPQESPSGPAPGWGSKPQESPSGPAPGWGSKPQESPSGPAPGWGSKPQESPSGPAPGWGSKPQESPSGPAPGWGSKPQESPNCNSGGGGPGGGSMGSWGGPASVRQSSNPGWGPGSSGAKPDPAMEPTGWEEPSPPSIRRKMEIDDGTSTWGDPSAYNKTVNMWDRNNPTGGNGNQGNNPTQPPTSKSSGGLTVNNSHNNHSNVPPSNNNHHHMNHHHLHHGQPPPHSQHHGNNNGSANTAAPHQGGGPQGRPPMANPGWGELPSVQQPKPEPAWGEPAGPSPAVDNGTSAWGKPPGVPGGWGDGGHEPNGPYRRGNNGPSGPAPCKPALKSMQDGWGGGREEEMGMSSGQWDADAGDVWNSPASQENNSSCNSWGQPPKKGPPKGKMGNQPDEAWIMNRLIKQLTDMGFPRDPAEEALKSNNMNLDQAMSALLEKKTELDKRGMGMSDYNNGMNKPLGCRPQALSKDPSSDRSQFLDKDGGLSDDAPPSPFLPSPVSLKLPLVNNLQPGLALGSPGLNMQNLNNRQMQSGMLGSSGAALSRAMQQPPPQPSVPPLGSSQPSLRAQVPQFLTPQVQAQLLQFAAKNIGLNPALLTSPINPQQMTLLYQLQQLQMAYQRLQIQQQMMQAQRNVSGPIRQQEQQVARTINNMQQQIQQHQRQLYQALLMKQQPPGSHSSSGLHPGQGKSALDSFPGHPQAPGLSDLHTKEPHSSPSSYSPYPLSGLNPNMNVNCMEVGGLSMKEPPQPQSRLSQWTHPNSMDSLSGNSSHMEANLNKHGAISAASNLGPPGKPSHMDDSYSPYSMMGGSESPTSPLVPPDSWGQGPGKSPKDQITNGTNINWPPEFCPGVPWKGLQNIDPENDPNMTPGSVPSGPTINTNIQDVNRYLLRDRSGGSSPPSPPQNGALPPSTDWPVSGCFTSSFSLSSPDEESAGKLSDMKSTWSPGPISHPSQASLSHELWKVPQGPRNNTAPSRPPPGLTNPAKPSSTWGGNSLGLAQGWSSSYTSEGTTWSTDSSNRTSSWLVLRNLTPQIDGSTLRTLCMQHGPLITFHLFLTQGNAVVRYSSKEEAAKAQKSLHMCVLGNTTILAEFAGEEEVNRYFAQGQQQQLPPTTSWQPNPGTNQTRMGGGSQQHAIGHHWSGGLGGGAKTGGDLLWGGVPQYSSLWGPPSGDDSRGVIGSPNPINTLLPGDLLSGESM is encoded by the exons ATGGCGGAGGATGGCGATGGCTGCTGCGTCTCCCCGCTCTGCGTAGCGCCTCACAGCATGGTGTTGCAGCAGCACCACCTCTCTTCAG ACCTGCCCTTCCAGAGTGGTCCTGGTGCCCAGCATGAGAATCCCCACTGGGGAGCCTTACCACCAGCCACCGACCgcagcagcaccaccaccagTAGTAGCTGGGATCAAGTGATCGACGGGAGCGACACCGAGGCCTGGCCCTCCATCAGCCGCAGCAGCGTCAGCCGACCAGCGAATCCTCCAGAATGTGCCACAGCCGCTGACTGTACGAACCCAGAGACCAGCAGCAACATGAGCATGGCCGCGGGGGCTACTAGCCAGCAGGcccactacccctcctctctcaaaGCTAACGTAGCTAGCATGATGCAGCCTAGCGGTGGACAAGGAGTTGGAGCCATCGGCAGCAGGGGCTGGGGCTCCGGACCAGGCCCCATCCCCATGGGCCCCACTGAGGGAGCCAAACCCGACGGCCTTGGGCCCAACCTGGGCCGGAGTGGAGGAGCACCCAGCTGGAACTCCCAGCCCAGCTTTAGCCTGAACCTGAACCCCAACGCCAACCCCTCGGCCTGGCCCGTGCTGGGGCAAGAGGGGGCTGGAGGTGGCCCGAACCCCGCCTCACTACCACCCAATGGTATCCTGGGCAATGGGAGCCTGGGAGGGGACgagaacaacagcagcagcacctGGGGAGGCATGATGAGCCCTGATGCCCCGTCCTCCAATAAGAATGTGTCTTTCAGCAGCATGGAACACCCCAACCTTAACACTGACGGACAAAACAGCCACCACACTAAGCAGCCCCTCAGCCCCATCCACGGGCTGCCCGGCTGGGGAGGCCAGTCCCCTACTGAGTCCTCCCAGCTCAACGGAGACGCAGGGAGCTCAGTCTGGGGCAACGAAGACACCAAGACATCCGCTAACTCCTCCTCCAAGAACTCAGGCTGGGACTCGGCACCCTCCGGAGGCATGTCCGGCTGGGGCCACTCTGGCAGCGGAGGAGGCGGGAGTGGCAGTGGAGAAGGAGGCTGGGGAGGAGACTGGGGGAAACCCTCCAGTGGTGGAGGCGAGGCCAAAGGAGGCTGGGATTCCTCAGATggcccagcccaggaccagcaggTGAGCTCCTGGGGCCAGCCAACCCCGGCCCCGGCTAGTGAGGGTAGCGGGAGCGGTGGCAGCGAGGGGCACATCCATCGCAGGGATCAGACTGGCAGCGAGGACGGAGGTCCCCCTCCCCTGCCTCGGCAGGACCTGGACCCCCGTGTGCTCTGCAACACAGGCTGGGGCCAGACGCCCGTCCGCCAGCACACCTCCTGGGAGATGGAGGAGCAGCGTGCCGCCAACGATAGGAAGACCAGCGAGAtgaggggaggcggtggaggggaCACATGGAGGGGCTCCAACAGCCCCTCTTCTGGATCCCCACCAGACCCCCGGAACGGGGGAGCCAACCCCAGCCTGGGACCATCTCAGAGGCCAGGCTCAGGGGGCCCCGGAGGCAAGAGTGAGGGCCCTTCAGGCTGGGGAGGCCCTCCACCCTCAAGCTGGGGGGAGCAGCCTGTCAACAAGGCCCCCAACGGTTCCGTCAGTGGCTGGGGGGACCCCATGGCCCAAGGCCCCAATACCACAAACAATGGCCCAAAGAGTGGAGGTCAATCCTGGGGTGTCCCTGAGGAGAAGTCCTCCCCTACCTGGGACGACGGGCCAGCCAAGACCCAGCAGAACCAAACCCAGAGCTGGGGAGAGGGGCCCAAGTCCTCCTCCCACGGCTGGGTCTCCGGCCACGGAAGTGGCAGCAATGGCTCCAATGGATCCAACGGCTCCAACGGCGGAGAGTGGAGAGAACCGGCCGAGGTGAAGAAGAATGGGTCCTCCAGCCACATgtgggaaggagaaggaggaaatggacgaggaggagggtggaaggacagccccagagggggtggaggaaatGGGGGCGGCTGGGGGGCGAAGCCTGCCCCTGCTGTTGGTGGCTGGGGGGAGACCCAGAACCAGCATCCCAGTGGCCCAGCACCGGGATGGGGTTCCAAGCCCCAGGAAAGCCCCAGTGGCCCAGCACCAGGATGGGGCTCCAAGCCCCAGGAAAGCCCCAGTGGCCCAGCACCAGGATGGGGCTCCAAGCCCCAGGAAAGCCCCAGCGGCCCAGCACCAGGATGGGGCTCCAAGCCCCAGGAAAGCCCCAGCGGCCCTGCACCAGGATGGGGCTCCAAGCCCCAAGAAAGCCCCAGCGGCCCTGCACCAGGATGGGGCTCCAAGCCCCAGGAAAGCCCCAGCGGCCCGGCACCAGGATGGGGCTCCAAGCCCCAGGAAAGCCCCAACTGCAATAGTGGAGGAGGTGGACCAGGAGGAGGCAGCATGGGGTCCTGGGGCGGCCCTGCGTCTGTAAGGCAGAGTTCCAACCCCGGCTGGGGCCCGGGGAGCTCCGGAGCCAAACCCGACCCAGCGATGGAGCCCACTGGCTGGGAggaaccctctcctccctccatccgcCGCAAGATGGAGATCGATGACGGCACGTCCACATGGGGAGACCCCAGCGCCTACAACAAGACCGTGAATATGTGGGACCGCAACAACCCCACTGGAGGTAACGGTAACCAAGGGAACAACCCCACCCAGCCGCCGACCAGCAAGAGTAGCGGAGGCTTGACCGTCAACAACAGCCACAACAACCACTCCAACGTCCCCCCTAGCAACAACAATCACCACCACATGAACCACCACCACCTGCACCACGGACAGCCCCCGCCACACAGCCAGCACCACGGCAACAACAATGGATCCGCCAACACCGCCGCCCCGCACCAGGGCGGAGGACCCCAGGGCAGACCACCTATGGCCAACCCAG GCTGGGGGGAGCTGCCCAGTGTCCAGCAGCCCAAGCCAGAGCCGGCGTGGGGGGAGCCCGCTGGCCCCTCTCCTGCAGTGGACAACGGCACCTCTGCCTGGGGCAAACCCCCTGGTGTTCCTGGAGGCTGGGGCGATGGGGGGCACGAGCCCAATGGACCCTACAGGAGGGGAAACAACGGACCCTCTGGACCTGCACCCTGCAAGCCAG CCCTCAAATCTATGCAAGACGGTTGGGGAggcgggagggaggaggagatgggcaTGTCTTCTGGCCAATGGGATGCTGATGCCGGAGACGTGTGGAACAGCCCCGCCTCCCAGGAGAACAACTCCTCCTGTAACTCGTGGGGCCAGCCACCCAAGAAGGGCCCGCCCAAGGGCAAGATGGGCAACCAGCCAGACGAAGCCTGGATCATGAACCGTCTCATCAAGCAGCTCACTGACATGGGTTTCCCG AGGGATCCTGCTGAGGAGGCTCTGAAGAGCAACAACATGAACCTGGACCAGGCCATGA GTGCTTTGTTGGAGAAGAAGACTGAACTGGACAAGCGGGGCATGGGCATGTCAGACTACAACAACGGGATGAACAAGCCGTTGGGTTGCCGTCCTCAGGCCCTCTCCAAAGACCCCTCCTCGGACCGCAGCCAATTCCTAGACAAG GACGGTGGTCTGTCAGATGACGCCCCCCCCTCACCGTTTCTGCCTTCTCCCGTCAGCCTGAAGCTCCCCCTGGTTAACAACCTGCAGCCTGGGCTGGCCCTGGGCTCCCCGGGGCTCAACATGCAGAACTTAAACAACAGACAG atgcagaGTGGGATGTTGGGCAGCAGTGGAGCAGCACTATCCCGGGCCATGCAGCAGCCTCCTCCTCAGCCGTCAGTGCCGCCTCTCGGCTCCTCCCAGCCTAGTCTACGCGCTCAAGTGCCTCAGTTTCTCACCCCTCAG GTTCAAGCACAGCTCTTGCAGTTTGCTGCAAAAAACATTGGTCTGAACCCTGCACTTTTAACCTCACCAATAAACCCTCAACAAATGACCCTGTTGTACCAACTTCAGCAACTGCAAATG gcGTACCAGCGTTTACAAATCCAGCAGCAGATGATGCAAGCTCAGCGCAACGTCTCCGGTCCCATCAGACAACAAGAGCAGCAA GTTGCACGTACAATCAATAACATGCAGCAGCAGATCCAACAGCACCAGCGTCAGCTGTACCAGGCCCTGCTGATGAAGCAGCAGCCCCCCGGCTCCCACTCCTCCTCAGGCCTGCACCCCGGCCAAGGCAAATCAGCCCTGGACTCATTCCCAGGCCACCCCCAGGCTCCGGGCCTCTCCGACCTGCACACCAAAGAGCCGCATTCTTCTCCCAGCTCCTACAGCCCCTACCCCCTCT CTGGACTCAATCCAAACATGAATGTAAACTGCATGGAGGTGGGGGGCCTGTCCATGAAGGAGcctccccagcctcagtcccGTCTGTCCCAGTGGACCCACCCCAACTCCATGGACAGCCTCTCTGGAAACTCCTCCCACATGGAGGCCAACCTCAATAAGCACG GTGCCATTTCTGCTGCTTCTAATCTGGGCCCCCCTGGAAAGCCCTCCCACATGGATGactcctacagcccctacagtaTGATGGGTGGGTCTGAGTCCCCCACCTCCCCCCTGGTTCCCCCTGACAGCTGGGGCCAGGGACCGGGAAAGAGCCCCAAGGACCAGATCACCAACGGAACAAATATAAACTGGCCCCCAG AGTTCTGTCCAGGCGTGCCCTGGAAGGGTCTGCAGAACATTGACCCTGAGAACGACCCCAACATGACCCCAGGAAGTGTTCCCAGCGGCCCCACCATCAACACCAACATCCAGGACGTCAACCGCTACCTACTCCGTGACCGCAGCGGAG GCTCCTCCCCTCCTTCACCGCCTCAGAACGGTGCTCTGCCCCCCTCCACGGACTGGCCAGTCAGTGGCTGCTTCACTAGCTCTTTCAGTCTGTCCTCCCCGGATGAGGAGAGTGCAG gtAAACTATCTGACATGAAGTCCACCTGGTCCCCGGGGCCCATCTCCCACCCCTCCCAGGCCTCTCTGTCCCACGAGCTGTGGAAGGTCCCCCAGGGGCCCCGCAACAACACAGCCCCCTCCAGGCCACCTCCAGGCCTCACCAACCCCGCCAAGCCCTCCTCCACCTGGGGAGGAAACTCCCTGGGCCTGGCCCAAGGCTGGAGCAGCTCATACACCTCAG agGGCACAACCTGGAGCACAGACAGCTCCAACAGGACCAGTAGCTGGCTGGTACTGAGGAACCTCACCCCCCAGATAGACGGCTCCACCCTGAGGACGCTGTGCATGCAGCACGGCCCCCTCATCACATTCCACCTCTTCCTGACCCAGGGAAACGCAGTGGTGCGATACAGCTCCAAGGAGGAGGCTGCCAAGGCCCAGAAGTCCCTGCACAT
- the LOC135537594 gene encoding trinucleotide repeat-containing gene 6C protein-like isoform X1, protein MEENKKQEKTSEAAQKQAADTKTKVPEPAKPSPGPLHHPTSSVTLPQASHPPSSSSSVRTNGKRAPPSTQQTPQQLTPPPLLSSSSGPRYPPREVPPRFRQQEHKQLLKRGQPLPAGALSSLTVTPASNPLTPGAPSSSSSSAGKRHTDLPFQSGPGAQHENPHWGALPPATDRSSTTTSSSWDQVIDGSDTEAWPSISRSSVSRPANPPECATAADCTNPETSSNMSMAAGATSQQAHYPSSLKANVASMMQPSGGQGVGAIGSRGWGSGPGPIPMGPTEGAKPDGLGPNLGRSGGAPSWNSQPSFSLNLNPNANPSAWPVLGQEGAGGGPNPASLPPNGILGNGSLGGDENNSSSTWGGMMSPDAPSSNKNVSFSSMEHPNLNTDGQNSHHTKQPLSPIHGLPGWGGQSPTESSQLNGDAGSSVWGNEDTKTSANSSSKNSGWDSAPSGGMSGWGHSGSGGGGSGSGEGGWGGDWGKPSSGGGEAKGGWDSSDGPAQDQQVSSWGQPTPAPASEGSGSGGSEGHIHRRDQTGSEDGGPPPLPRQDLDPRVLCNTGWGQTPVRQHTSWEMEEQRAANDRKTSEMRGGGGGDTWRGSNSPSSGSPPDPRNGGANPSLGPSQRPGSGGPGGKSEGPSGWGGPPPSSWGEQPVNKAPNGSVSGWGDPMAQGPNTTNNGPKSGGQSWGVPEEKSSPTWDDGPAKTQQNQTQSWGEGPKSSSHGWVSGHGSGSNGSNGSNGSNGGEWREPAEVKKNGSSSHMWEGEGGNGRGGGWKDSPRGGGGNGGGWGAKPAPAVGGWGETQNQHPSGPAPGWGSKPQESPSGPAPGWGSKPQESPSGPAPGWGSKPQESPSGPAPGWGSKPQESPSGPAPGWGSKPQESPSGPAPGWGSKPQESPSGPAPGWGSKPQESPNCNSGGGGPGGGSMGSWGGPASVRQSSNPGWGPGSSGAKPDPAMEPTGWEEPSPPSIRRKMEIDDGTSTWGDPSAYNKTVNMWDRNNPTGGNGNQGNNPTQPPTSKSSGGLTVNNSHNNHSNVPPSNNNHHHMNHHHLHHGQPPPHSQHHGNNNGSANTAAPHQGGGPQGRPPMANPGWGELPSVQQPKPEPAWGEPAGPSPAVDNGTSAWGKPPGVPGGWGDGGHEPNGPYRRGNNGPSGPAPCKPALKSMQDGWGGGREEEMGMSSGQWDADAGDVWNSPASQENNSSCNSWGQPPKKGPPKGKMGNQPDEAWIMNRLIKQLTDMGFPRDPAEEALKSNNMNLDQAMSALLEKKTELDKRGMGMSDYNNGMNKPLGCRPQALSKDPSSDRSQFLDKDGGLSDDAPPSPFLPSPVSLKLPLVNNLQPGLALGSPGLNMQNLNNRQMQSGMLGSSGAALSRAMQQPPPQPSVPPLGSSQPSLRAQVPQFLTPQVQAQLLQFAAKNIGLNPALLTSPINPQQMTLLYQLQQLQMAYQRLQIQQQMMQAQRNVSGPIRQQEQQVARTINNMQQQIQQHQRQLYQALLMKQQPPGSHSSSGLHPGQGKSALDSFPGHPQAPGLSDLHTKEPHSSPSSYSPYPLSGLNPNMNVNCMEVGGLSMKEPPQPQSRLSQWTHPNSMDSLSGNSSHMEANLNKHGAISAASNLGPPGKPSHMDDSYSPYSMMGGSESPTSPLVPPDSWGQGPGKSPKDQITNGTNINWPPEFCPGVPWKGLQNIDPENDPNMTPGSVPSGPTINTNIQDVNRYLLRDRSGGSSPPSPPQNGALPPSTDWPVSGCFTSSFSLSSPDEESAGKLSDMKSTWSPGPISHPSQASLSHELWKVPQGPRNNTAPSRPPPGLTNPAKPSSTWGGNSLGLAQGWSSSYTSEGTTWSTDSSNRTSSWLVLRNLTPQIDGSTLRTLCMQHGPLITFHLFLTQGNAVVRYSSKEEAAKAQKSLHMCVLGNTTILAEFAGEEEVNRYFAQGQQQQLPPTTSWQPNPGTNQTRMGGGSQQHAIGHHWSGGLGGGAKTGGDLLWGGVPQYSSLWGPPSGDDSRGVIGSPNPINTLLPGDLLSGESM, encoded by the exons TGCCAGAGCCAGCGAAGCCCAGCCCCGGtcccctccaccaccccacctccaGTGTGACCCTGCCCCAGGCCTcacatcccccctcctcctcctcttcagtcaGAACCAATGGGAAGCGTGCCCCCCCTAGCACCCAGCAAACACCACAGCAGCTGACCCCACCTCCGCTGCTGTCGTCGTCCTCAGGCCCCCGCTACCCGCCCCGTGAGGTTCCCCCGCGTTTCCGCCAGCAGGAGCACAAGCAGCTACTTAAGAGGGGCCAGCCACTGCCAGCCGGAGCCCTGAGTAGCCTCACCGTGACCCCTGCCTCTAACCCGCTCACCCCCGGTgccccctcttcttcttcctcctccgcAGGCAAGCGCCACACAG ACCTGCCCTTCCAGAGTGGTCCTGGTGCCCAGCATGAGAATCCCCACTGGGGAGCCTTACCACCAGCCACCGACCgcagcagcaccaccaccagTAGTAGCTGGGATCAAGTGATCGACGGGAGCGACACCGAGGCCTGGCCCTCCATCAGCCGCAGCAGCGTCAGCCGACCAGCGAATCCTCCAGAATGTGCCACAGCCGCTGACTGTACGAACCCAGAGACCAGCAGCAACATGAGCATGGCCGCGGGGGCTACTAGCCAGCAGGcccactacccctcctctctcaaaGCTAACGTAGCTAGCATGATGCAGCCTAGCGGTGGACAAGGAGTTGGAGCCATCGGCAGCAGGGGCTGGGGCTCCGGACCAGGCCCCATCCCCATGGGCCCCACTGAGGGAGCCAAACCCGACGGCCTTGGGCCCAACCTGGGCCGGAGTGGAGGAGCACCCAGCTGGAACTCCCAGCCCAGCTTTAGCCTGAACCTGAACCCCAACGCCAACCCCTCGGCCTGGCCCGTGCTGGGGCAAGAGGGGGCTGGAGGTGGCCCGAACCCCGCCTCACTACCACCCAATGGTATCCTGGGCAATGGGAGCCTGGGAGGGGACgagaacaacagcagcagcacctGGGGAGGCATGATGAGCCCTGATGCCCCGTCCTCCAATAAGAATGTGTCTTTCAGCAGCATGGAACACCCCAACCTTAACACTGACGGACAAAACAGCCACCACACTAAGCAGCCCCTCAGCCCCATCCACGGGCTGCCCGGCTGGGGAGGCCAGTCCCCTACTGAGTCCTCCCAGCTCAACGGAGACGCAGGGAGCTCAGTCTGGGGCAACGAAGACACCAAGACATCCGCTAACTCCTCCTCCAAGAACTCAGGCTGGGACTCGGCACCCTCCGGAGGCATGTCCGGCTGGGGCCACTCTGGCAGCGGAGGAGGCGGGAGTGGCAGTGGAGAAGGAGGCTGGGGAGGAGACTGGGGGAAACCCTCCAGTGGTGGAGGCGAGGCCAAAGGAGGCTGGGATTCCTCAGATggcccagcccaggaccagcaggTGAGCTCCTGGGGCCAGCCAACCCCGGCCCCGGCTAGTGAGGGTAGCGGGAGCGGTGGCAGCGAGGGGCACATCCATCGCAGGGATCAGACTGGCAGCGAGGACGGAGGTCCCCCTCCCCTGCCTCGGCAGGACCTGGACCCCCGTGTGCTCTGCAACACAGGCTGGGGCCAGACGCCCGTCCGCCAGCACACCTCCTGGGAGATGGAGGAGCAGCGTGCCGCCAACGATAGGAAGACCAGCGAGAtgaggggaggcggtggaggggaCACATGGAGGGGCTCCAACAGCCCCTCTTCTGGATCCCCACCAGACCCCCGGAACGGGGGAGCCAACCCCAGCCTGGGACCATCTCAGAGGCCAGGCTCAGGGGGCCCCGGAGGCAAGAGTGAGGGCCCTTCAGGCTGGGGAGGCCCTCCACCCTCAAGCTGGGGGGAGCAGCCTGTCAACAAGGCCCCCAACGGTTCCGTCAGTGGCTGGGGGGACCCCATGGCCCAAGGCCCCAATACCACAAACAATGGCCCAAAGAGTGGAGGTCAATCCTGGGGTGTCCCTGAGGAGAAGTCCTCCCCTACCTGGGACGACGGGCCAGCCAAGACCCAGCAGAACCAAACCCAGAGCTGGGGAGAGGGGCCCAAGTCCTCCTCCCACGGCTGGGTCTCCGGCCACGGAAGTGGCAGCAATGGCTCCAATGGATCCAACGGCTCCAACGGCGGAGAGTGGAGAGAACCGGCCGAGGTGAAGAAGAATGGGTCCTCCAGCCACATgtgggaaggagaaggaggaaatggacgaggaggagggtggaaggacagccccagagggggtggaggaaatGGGGGCGGCTGGGGGGCGAAGCCTGCCCCTGCTGTTGGTGGCTGGGGGGAGACCCAGAACCAGCATCCCAGTGGCCCAGCACCGGGATGGGGTTCCAAGCCCCAGGAAAGCCCCAGTGGCCCAGCACCAGGATGGGGCTCCAAGCCCCAGGAAAGCCCCAGTGGCCCAGCACCAGGATGGGGCTCCAAGCCCCAGGAAAGCCCCAGCGGCCCAGCACCAGGATGGGGCTCCAAGCCCCAGGAAAGCCCCAGCGGCCCTGCACCAGGATGGGGCTCCAAGCCCCAAGAAAGCCCCAGCGGCCCTGCACCAGGATGGGGCTCCAAGCCCCAGGAAAGCCCCAGCGGCCCGGCACCAGGATGGGGCTCCAAGCCCCAGGAAAGCCCCAACTGCAATAGTGGAGGAGGTGGACCAGGAGGAGGCAGCATGGGGTCCTGGGGCGGCCCTGCGTCTGTAAGGCAGAGTTCCAACCCCGGCTGGGGCCCGGGGAGCTCCGGAGCCAAACCCGACCCAGCGATGGAGCCCACTGGCTGGGAggaaccctctcctccctccatccgcCGCAAGATGGAGATCGATGACGGCACGTCCACATGGGGAGACCCCAGCGCCTACAACAAGACCGTGAATATGTGGGACCGCAACAACCCCACTGGAGGTAACGGTAACCAAGGGAACAACCCCACCCAGCCGCCGACCAGCAAGAGTAGCGGAGGCTTGACCGTCAACAACAGCCACAACAACCACTCCAACGTCCCCCCTAGCAACAACAATCACCACCACATGAACCACCACCACCTGCACCACGGACAGCCCCCGCCACACAGCCAGCACCACGGCAACAACAATGGATCCGCCAACACCGCCGCCCCGCACCAGGGCGGAGGACCCCAGGGCAGACCACCTATGGCCAACCCAG GCTGGGGGGAGCTGCCCAGTGTCCAGCAGCCCAAGCCAGAGCCGGCGTGGGGGGAGCCCGCTGGCCCCTCTCCTGCAGTGGACAACGGCACCTCTGCCTGGGGCAAACCCCCTGGTGTTCCTGGAGGCTGGGGCGATGGGGGGCACGAGCCCAATGGACCCTACAGGAGGGGAAACAACGGACCCTCTGGACCTGCACCCTGCAAGCCAG CCCTCAAATCTATGCAAGACGGTTGGGGAggcgggagggaggaggagatgggcaTGTCTTCTGGCCAATGGGATGCTGATGCCGGAGACGTGTGGAACAGCCCCGCCTCCCAGGAGAACAACTCCTCCTGTAACTCGTGGGGCCAGCCACCCAAGAAGGGCCCGCCCAAGGGCAAGATGGGCAACCAGCCAGACGAAGCCTGGATCATGAACCGTCTCATCAAGCAGCTCACTGACATGGGTTTCCCG AGGGATCCTGCTGAGGAGGCTCTGAAGAGCAACAACATGAACCTGGACCAGGCCATGA GTGCTTTGTTGGAGAAGAAGACTGAACTGGACAAGCGGGGCATGGGCATGTCAGACTACAACAACGGGATGAACAAGCCGTTGGGTTGCCGTCCTCAGGCCCTCTCCAAAGACCCCTCCTCGGACCGCAGCCAATTCCTAGACAAG GACGGTGGTCTGTCAGATGACGCCCCCCCCTCACCGTTTCTGCCTTCTCCCGTCAGCCTGAAGCTCCCCCTGGTTAACAACCTGCAGCCTGGGCTGGCCCTGGGCTCCCCGGGGCTCAACATGCAGAACTTAAACAACAGACAG atgcagaGTGGGATGTTGGGCAGCAGTGGAGCAGCACTATCCCGGGCCATGCAGCAGCCTCCTCCTCAGCCGTCAGTGCCGCCTCTCGGCTCCTCCCAGCCTAGTCTACGCGCTCAAGTGCCTCAGTTTCTCACCCCTCAG GTTCAAGCACAGCTCTTGCAGTTTGCTGCAAAAAACATTGGTCTGAACCCTGCACTTTTAACCTCACCAATAAACCCTCAACAAATGACCCTGTTGTACCAACTTCAGCAACTGCAAATG gcGTACCAGCGTTTACAAATCCAGCAGCAGATGATGCAAGCTCAGCGCAACGTCTCCGGTCCCATCAGACAACAAGAGCAGCAA GTTGCACGTACAATCAATAACATGCAGCAGCAGATCCAACAGCACCAGCGTCAGCTGTACCAGGCCCTGCTGATGAAGCAGCAGCCCCCCGGCTCCCACTCCTCCTCAGGCCTGCACCCCGGCCAAGGCAAATCAGCCCTGGACTCATTCCCAGGCCACCCCCAGGCTCCGGGCCTCTCCGACCTGCACACCAAAGAGCCGCATTCTTCTCCCAGCTCCTACAGCCCCTACCCCCTCT CTGGACTCAATCCAAACATGAATGTAAACTGCATGGAGGTGGGGGGCCTGTCCATGAAGGAGcctccccagcctcagtcccGTCTGTCCCAGTGGACCCACCCCAACTCCATGGACAGCCTCTCTGGAAACTCCTCCCACATGGAGGCCAACCTCAATAAGCACG GTGCCATTTCTGCTGCTTCTAATCTGGGCCCCCCTGGAAAGCCCTCCCACATGGATGactcctacagcccctacagtaTGATGGGTGGGTCTGAGTCCCCCACCTCCCCCCTGGTTCCCCCTGACAGCTGGGGCCAGGGACCGGGAAAGAGCCCCAAGGACCAGATCACCAACGGAACAAATATAAACTGGCCCCCAG AGTTCTGTCCAGGCGTGCCCTGGAAGGGTCTGCAGAACATTGACCCTGAGAACGACCCCAACATGACCCCAGGAAGTGTTCCCAGCGGCCCCACCATCAACACCAACATCCAGGACGTCAACCGCTACCTACTCCGTGACCGCAGCGGAG GCTCCTCCCCTCCTTCACCGCCTCAGAACGGTGCTCTGCCCCCCTCCACGGACTGGCCAGTCAGTGGCTGCTTCACTAGCTCTTTCAGTCTGTCCTCCCCGGATGAGGAGAGTGCAG gtAAACTATCTGACATGAAGTCCACCTGGTCCCCGGGGCCCATCTCCCACCCCTCCCAGGCCTCTCTGTCCCACGAGCTGTGGAAGGTCCCCCAGGGGCCCCGCAACAACACAGCCCCCTCCAGGCCACCTCCAGGCCTCACCAACCCCGCCAAGCCCTCCTCCACCTGGGGAGGAAACTCCCTGGGCCTGGCCCAAGGCTGGAGCAGCTCATACACCTCAG agGGCACAACCTGGAGCACAGACAGCTCCAACAGGACCAGTAGCTGGCTGGTACTGAGGAACCTCACCCCCCAGATAGACGGCTCCACCCTGAGGACGCTGTGCATGCAGCACGGCCCCCTCATCACATTCCACCTCTTCCTGACCCAGGGAAACGCAGTGGTGCGATACAGCTCCAAGGAGGAGGCTGCCAAGGCCCAGAAGTCCCTGCACAT